A genomic stretch from Bacteroidales bacterium includes:
- a CDS encoding glycoside hydrolase family 127 protein encodes MKRYVLFIAGFFVLCLAPAQYPGQFASKIRVPLAKKTMAEAFNLSDVRLLDSPFKEAMERDQTWLLSLDNNRLLHNYRVNAGLKTTAKAYGGWEELDCELRGHSLGHILSALAMMYASTGDTVYRNKGAALVAGLAECQEALGSSGYLAAFPEYFIKRVIDGTGVWAPWYTLHKIYAGLLDMYLICDNVQAFEVVQKMADWAYNKLAPLSDEQIQKMLRTEFGGMSEVMYNLYSVTGNGKYRLLAEKFYHHAVLDPLAEGKDNLAGLHANTQIPKIIGEARGYEITGNEKEREIAKFFWETVLKNHTYAIGGNSDGEYFGPPGKLSDRLSSNTTETCNTYNMLKLTRHLFCWEADVKYADYYERALYNHILASQNPEDGNVCYYVSLRPGDKKMYSDKFNSFWCCVGTGFENHAKYGEGIYYKSSDGGLIVNLFIPSELNWKENNLTLRQENRYPDEPSTTLTVGLTNPLSLPIYLRYPSWAVRIHITVNGRVLPVREKPGSYIRILRQWKNGDIIRVEFGMDLHMEPMPDNPSRAAILYGPVVLAGVFGPVRPDPINIPVLITEGKPVSQWLVPVEGKPLAFKTSGVGRPSDCELMPFFKVYGQQHYTVYWDFVTAKDWEDKKREYELMKREEEEIARRTVDYVKTGDSRSEVDHNFEGINTYDGEFGDKVYRDARDGGWFRYDMAVDETSQLELWCTYWGNDSGRKFEIWIDSVKIADEMLTGQSPNRFYNKTYPIPVEAVKGKKKVCVTFRAYPNSMAGGVFGCRILRKADSQ; translated from the coding sequence ATGAAGCGGTACGTTCTTTTTATTGCGGGTTTTTTTGTCTTATGCCTTGCACCTGCGCAGTATCCCGGTCAATTTGCCTCCAAGATCAGGGTTCCTCTGGCAAAAAAAACCATGGCAGAAGCTTTTAACCTGTCGGATGTCAGACTTCTTGACAGTCCTTTTAAAGAAGCAATGGAACGTGATCAGACCTGGTTGCTGAGCCTGGATAATAACCGCCTGTTGCACAATTACAGGGTTAATGCAGGACTTAAGACCACAGCAAAAGCATACGGCGGTTGGGAAGAGCTTGACTGTGAACTCAGAGGGCATTCGCTGGGGCATATTCTCTCAGCCCTCGCCATGATGTATGCTTCGACAGGAGATACAGTCTACAGAAATAAGGGAGCCGCTCTGGTGGCGGGTCTGGCCGAATGCCAGGAAGCACTTGGTTCATCAGGATACCTTGCAGCTTTTCCTGAATATTTTATTAAACGTGTTATTGATGGAACGGGGGTTTGGGCTCCCTGGTATACCTTGCATAAAATATATGCCGGATTATTGGACATGTACCTGATATGCGATAACGTGCAGGCTTTTGAGGTAGTACAGAAAATGGCAGACTGGGCATACAATAAACTTGCTCCGCTTTCTGATGAACAGATTCAGAAAATGCTGCGAACTGAATTCGGGGGAATGAGTGAAGTTATGTATAATCTGTATTCAGTAACAGGCAATGGAAAGTACCGGCTTCTGGCTGAAAAATTCTATCATCATGCTGTGCTTGATCCACTGGCTGAAGGAAAGGATAATCTGGCCGGGCTTCATGCCAATACTCAGATTCCGAAGATTATTGGTGAGGCACGGGGATACGAAATCACCGGAAATGAAAAAGAAAGAGAGATCGCGAAATTTTTCTGGGAAACTGTTCTCAAAAACCATACCTATGCTATCGGAGGAAACAGTGACGGTGAATATTTTGGCCCTCCGGGTAAACTATCGGATCGGTTGAGCAGCAATACCACCGAAACATGCAATACTTATAACATGTTAAAACTCACCCGTCACCTCTTTTGCTGGGAAGCAGATGTAAAGTATGCTGACTATTATGAAAGAGCACTGTATAACCACATACTTGCCTCACAAAATCCGGAAGACGGGAATGTATGTTATTATGTTTCCCTTCGGCCGGGCGATAAAAAGATGTACAGCGACAAATTCAATTCATTTTGGTGTTGTGTCGGAACTGGTTTTGAGAACCATGCAAAGTATGGAGAAGGAATTTATTATAAATCCTCCGATGGAGGGCTGATCGTTAACCTTTTTATACCTTCCGAGCTGAACTGGAAAGAAAATAATCTAACGCTCCGCCAGGAAAACAGGTATCCTGATGAACCATCCACCACATTGACAGTAGGACTGACCAATCCTTTGTCTTTGCCCATATACCTCCGTTATCCTTCGTGGGCAGTAAGGATACATATTACTGTCAACGGCAGGGTATTACCGGTTAGGGAAAAACCCGGAAGCTACATAAGAATTTTGCGCCAGTGGAAAAACGGAGATATTATTAGAGTTGAATTCGGTATGGACCTTCATATGGAACCAATGCCGGACAATCCTTCCCGAGCAGCTATTCTATACGGCCCTGTGGTGCTGGCAGGAGTGTTTGGTCCGGTTCGTCCTGATCCCATAAATATTCCTGTTCTGATTACGGAAGGAAAGCCTGTCAGTCAGTGGCTGGTTCCTGTAGAAGGTAAACCACTTGCTTTTAAAACTTCCGGGGTAGGAAGGCCATCAGACTGTGAGCTCATGCCCTTTTTCAAAGTATATGGACAGCAACATTATACTGTTTACTGGGATTTTGTTACCGCAAAGGATTGGGAAGACAAAAAGCGTGAATATGAGCTGATGAAACGGGAAGAAGAGGAAATTGCCCGGCGTACAGTTGATTATGTGAAAACAGGAGATTCACGGTCAGAAGTCGATCATAATTTTGAGGGGATCAATACCTACGACGGGGAATTTGGTGATAAAGTCTACCGGGATGCCCGTGATGGAGGGTGGTTTCGTTATGATATGGCAGTTGATGAAACCAGCCAGCTGGAGCTTTGGTGCACTTACTGGGGGAATGATTCTGGCCGGAAATTTGAAATCTGGATTGATTCGGTGAAAATTGCCGATGAAATGCTCACCGGACAAAGCCCGAACCGGTTCTACAATAAAACCTATCCTATCCCTGTGGAGGCTGTGAAAGGCAAAAAGAAAGTTTGCGTAACCTTCAGGGCATATCCCAATAGCATGGCAGGCGGGGTTTTTGGTTGCCGCATCCTGCGAAAGGCGGATAGTCAGTAG
- a CDS encoding T9SS type A sorting domain-containing protein, producing MMATKKVLILSLLILVWAGRVQATVYFVSPSGSDENDGLSPEHPLQSIQLAVNRSAPGDYILLRGGIYSLTQKISVPKSKSGTAQKPVRLWAYPNEHPVLDFSRQAYNSSNRGIEVGADYWHFKGLEIYAAGDNGMYFSGAHHNRVENCTFHHNRDSGLQISGGSSYNEVMNCDSYLNIDSLTNENADGFAAKLDIGPGNSFYGCRSWNNLDDGWDLYEGQYPVTLSHCWAFRNGFLGDNIAGLGDGNGFKLGGNYVPANHIVTNCISFLNGAKGFDHNHNTGSITLLNCTSWKNGQIISKPNYQLSEGTHSIKNSISFQSKSSDAFGNTLQEKNSWQGFSVSAEDFISLNDTLAFLPRYPDGVLPDIPFLRLTETSDMIDGGTDVGLPFNGMAPDLGAFETGEEWQNERVKITFQTEGNGYVFPDSGWYRKGTELSLYALAGNGWVFYEWSGDVQGSSGSKIIRVDSAMNIIARFVPDTFTYYTLNIRVDGRGQVEGIPAENSVRNGTSVSLTAIPSSGWYFSGWNGDYAGQQNPLSFDVTSAVNITAVFLPLNDSLYEAENATLFNAVKASEYPGYSGEGYAAYSNLYGAYVEFEVFTQEDALKTITVTYSSEANATMKVLVNGSVVLPSFALPSTGSFGTWKRVQITLSLKSGINSVRFILTSTTGGPHIDKISFFETASDISTPATQLLLTIYPNPAFDRVFLKIVSGKPEKIEFSVSNPAGNTLLQNSYLISGGLSVIAFPVDMLPKGIYIVRWKTGSNEGAQKLLIIR from the coding sequence ATGATGGCGACAAAAAAAGTTCTTATTCTGTCCCTTTTAATTTTGGTATGGGCCGGACGTGTCCAGGCTACAGTGTATTTTGTTTCTCCCTCCGGATCGGACGAGAATGACGGATTGTCACCGGAACATCCTCTTCAATCCATTCAGCTTGCAGTGAACCGGTCTGCTCCGGGAGACTATATTCTTCTCAGAGGAGGAATCTATTCCCTTACTCAGAAGATTTCCGTTCCGAAAAGCAAAAGCGGCACAGCGCAAAAACCGGTTAGGCTGTGGGCCTACCCTAATGAACATCCGGTTCTTGATTTTTCCCGTCAAGCCTACAACAGTTCCAACCGGGGCATTGAAGTAGGAGCCGATTACTGGCACTTCAAAGGTCTGGAAATATACGCAGCGGGCGATAACGGAATGTACTTTTCAGGAGCTCATCATAACCGGGTTGAGAATTGCACTTTCCATCATAACCGCGATTCAGGACTGCAAATCAGCGGAGGAAGCAGTTACAATGAAGTAATGAATTGCGACTCGTATCTGAACATTGATTCACTCACAAACGAAAATGCAGACGGTTTTGCCGCCAAACTTGACATTGGTCCGGGAAATTCATTTTACGGATGCCGCTCATGGAACAACCTTGACGACGGCTGGGATCTTTATGAAGGACAATACCCTGTTACATTAAGCCATTGCTGGGCCTTCCGGAATGGGTTTCTTGGCGACAATATAGCAGGTCTGGGAGACGGTAACGGATTCAAACTGGGCGGAAATTATGTTCCTGCCAATCATATTGTTACCAATTGCATTTCTTTCCTGAACGGAGCCAAAGGATTCGACCATAATCATAATACCGGAAGTATAACCCTGCTAAACTGCACTTCCTGGAAAAACGGGCAGATAATCAGCAAACCCAACTATCAGCTGTCGGAAGGTACTCATAGTATTAAAAACTCCATCTCTTTTCAAAGCAAGTCTTCTGATGCTTTTGGAAATACTCTCCAGGAAAAAAACAGCTGGCAGGGATTTTCTGTTTCAGCCGAAGATTTTATCAGTTTGAATGATACGCTTGCCTTCCTGCCCAGGTATCCTGACGGGGTACTGCCTGATATTCCCTTTCTGCGGCTGACAGAAACAAGCGATATGATTGACGGCGGTACGGATGTTGGTCTTCCGTTTAACGGCATGGCTCCTGATCTGGGAGCTTTTGAAACCGGAGAGGAATGGCAGAACGAAAGGGTCAAAATAACTTTCCAGACTGAAGGAAATGGCTATGTATTTCCCGATTCGGGGTGGTACAGGAAAGGAACGGAATTATCCCTGTACGCCCTCGCCGGTAATGGCTGGGTATTTTATGAATGGTCGGGCGATGTACAGGGTTCGTCTGGCAGTAAAATAATCCGAGTTGACTCTGCCATGAATATTATTGCACGTTTTGTTCCTGACACGTTTACGTATTATACATTGAATATCAGGGTTGACGGCCGCGGCCAGGTTGAGGGAATTCCTGCTGAAAATTCTGTGCGAAACGGAACATCCGTATCACTTACTGCTATTCCTTCGTCAGGATGGTATTTTTCAGGATGGAATGGAGATTATGCAGGACAGCAGAATCCTCTCTCATTTGATGTGACCAGTGCTGTGAATATTACGGCAGTTTTTCTGCCCCTGAATGATTCACTGTATGAGGCCGAAAATGCCACATTGTTTAATGCTGTCAAAGCCTCCGAGTATCCCGGCTACTCGGGAGAGGGTTATGCTGCTTACAGCAACCTGTATGGAGCCTATGTTGAATTCGAGGTATTCACGCAGGAAGATGCACTGAAAACAATAACTGTCACCTATTCAAGTGAAGCCAATGCCACCATGAAGGTGTTGGTGAACGGATCTGTGGTACTGCCCTCTTTTGCCTTGCCATCAACCGGTTCTTTCGGAACCTGGAAGCGGGTTCAGATTACTCTGTCTCTCAAAAGCGGAATTAACTCGGTCCGGTTCATTCTTACCTCAACAACAGGAGGTCCGCATATTGACAAAATATCCTTCTTTGAAACCGCTTCGGATATTAGTACTCCAGCCACTCAGTTACTGCTGACCATCTATCCAAATCCCGCTTTCGACAGGGTATTTCTTAAAATTGTCTCAGGTAAACCAGAAAAGATAGAATTCTCAGTATCCAATCCCGCCGGGAATACCCTGCTGCAAAATTCCTACCTTATTTCGGGAGGTCTCTCCGTCATCGCTTTCCCGGTTGATATGCTACCCAAAGGTATCTATATTGTTCGGTGGAAAACAGGGTCGAACGAGGGTGCACAAAAACTGCTGATTATCAGATAA
- a CDS encoding isoprenylcysteine carboxylmethyltransferase family protein has product MTSRDSIILGAGFLFLLWFSWWFSIREGRFHGIPRFFGFSGLFLLTWFNYRFWFLDAFSFRQIVSWLMLFLSLYYVAGALYFYIKYAKPEGMPENTTRLISEGIYRYLRHPMYGSLIFLALGVFLKHPDLRSSILATLCVVAFYITAPVEEGEMIGKFGSDYERYRKNTGMFLPKIFPLFKNCKQ; this is encoded by the coding sequence ATGACCAGCAGAGATAGTATAATTCTGGGGGCAGGATTTCTGTTTCTTTTATGGTTTTCCTGGTGGTTTTCCATACGGGAAGGGCGATTTCATGGCATACCCAGGTTCTTTGGATTTTCAGGGCTTTTTCTTCTTACCTGGTTTAATTACCGTTTCTGGTTTCTGGATGCTTTTTCCTTCCGGCAGATTGTCTCCTGGCTAATGCTATTTCTTTCTCTTTATTATGTTGCCGGTGCGCTGTATTTTTATATCAAATATGCAAAGCCTGAAGGGATGCCTGAAAATACAACCCGGCTTATTTCAGAAGGTATTTACCGTTATCTGAGGCATCCAATGTACGGATCCCTAATTTTTCTTGCACTGGGTGTTTTCCTTAAACATCCAGATCTGCGCTCTTCAATTCTTGCTACGCTTTGTGTTGTTGCCTTTTACATAACAGCACCGGTGGAAGAAGGCGAAATGATAGGCAAATTCGGTTCAGATTACGAAAGGTACCGTAAAAACACCGGAATGTTCCTGCCCAAAATATTCCCATTGTTCAAAAACTGTAAGCAATAG
- a CDS encoding glycoside hydrolase family 3 protein yields the protein MPFSNSGRILILFILTAIFSFTGCKKWTATDRGDFIVVKNKGGLTLGYSKQSEMKIITTSGFAFKDLNRNGKLDPYEDWRLPAAERARDLASRMSVEQIAGLMLYSSHQAVPSRGRGFMGGTYKGKPFEESGADPADLSDAQIEFLSKDNVRHVLVTSVESPEVAARWNNKMQSLTEGLGLGIPVNISSDPRHGVVASAEYNAGAGGRISMWPEPLGLAATFDPEIVRQFGQIAALEYRALGIATALSPQIDLATDPRWSRVSGTFGESSKLSSDLARAYIDGFQTSYDTSEISDGWGFASVNAMAKHWPGGGTGEGGRDAHFAYGKYAVYPGNNFAEHLIPFTEGAFKLGEKTGSAAAIMPYYTISYGQDTVYHENVGNSYSKYMINDLLRGKYNYQGVVCTDWGITADESPVIANMFLGGRCWGLEKGYTVAQRHYRLMMVGIDQFGGNNRAEPVIEAYKIGMAEHGESFMRKRFEESAVRLLLNMFRTGLFENPYLDPARSAQIVGNPDFMKAGYEAQLKSVVLLKNRGQILPLRKGIKVFVPERYLPAGQDWFGNPVPERKEYPVNMDIVRKYFEIAGNAQEADAALVFVTNPETGRGYQPEDVKSGGNGYFPISLQYGPYTAVDARDPSIAGGDPLEKFTNRTYKGKTVQARNIYDLKMINETSRKMKGKPVIVIVRMSNPMVFAEFEPQAGAILVHFGVQDQAILDIISGNAEPSGLLPMQMPANMKTVEKQNEDVPFDMECYTDSEGHTYDFAFGMNWKGVIRDKRTNVYARK from the coding sequence ATGCCGTTTTCGAATTCCGGAAGAATTCTTATTCTGTTTATTCTCACCGCAATTTTTTCTTTCACGGGTTGTAAAAAGTGGACGGCAACAGATCGGGGCGATTTTATTGTTGTGAAAAACAAGGGCGGGCTAACCCTGGGATATTCTAAACAATCGGAAATGAAGATCATTACCACATCGGGTTTTGCGTTTAAAGATCTGAACAGGAACGGGAAGCTGGATCCGTATGAGGACTGGCGTTTGCCGGCTGCTGAGAGAGCCAGGGATCTGGCATCCAGAATGTCAGTTGAGCAGATTGCCGGTCTGATGCTGTACAGTTCTCATCAGGCAGTGCCTTCCAGGGGACGTGGTTTTATGGGAGGTACGTACAAGGGGAAACCTTTTGAGGAGAGCGGTGCTGACCCGGCTGATTTATCGGATGCACAGATTGAATTCCTTTCAAAAGACAATGTACGGCATGTACTTGTTACTTCCGTTGAAAGTCCTGAAGTGGCAGCCCGATGGAACAATAAGATGCAGTCCTTAACCGAAGGCCTTGGTTTGGGTATACCCGTGAATATCAGTTCAGACCCACGTCATGGAGTTGTCGCCTCTGCAGAATATAATGCCGGTGCGGGAGGCAGAATTTCCATGTGGCCTGAACCATTGGGTCTGGCGGCTACATTTGATCCCGAAATTGTCAGACAGTTCGGGCAAATTGCTGCCCTTGAATATCGGGCCCTTGGTATTGCCACAGCTCTTTCACCGCAAATAGACCTTGCTACGGATCCACGGTGGTCCAGAGTGAGCGGCACATTCGGCGAAAGTTCAAAATTGTCTTCAGATCTTGCCAGAGCTTATATTGACGGATTCCAGACCTCCTATGATACCAGCGAAATCTCTGATGGGTGGGGTTTTGCCAGTGTAAACGCCATGGCAAAACACTGGCCGGGAGGAGGGACAGGTGAAGGTGGACGTGATGCCCATTTTGCTTATGGAAAATACGCCGTTTACCCCGGAAACAACTTTGCTGAACATCTGATTCCGTTTACGGAAGGTGCGTTTAAACTTGGTGAGAAAACCGGTTCAGCCGCTGCTATTATGCCATACTATACTATTTCTTACGGTCAGGACACAGTATATCATGAAAACGTAGGTAATTCGTACAGCAAATATATGATCAACGATCTCCTCCGAGGCAAATACAACTACCAGGGTGTAGTTTGCACCGATTGGGGAATCACAGCAGATGAAAGTCCCGTTATAGCCAATATGTTCCTTGGTGGCCGGTGCTGGGGCCTTGAAAAAGGATATACTGTAGCACAAAGGCATTACCGGCTGATGATGGTGGGTATAGATCAGTTTGGCGGAAACAACAGGGCAGAACCGGTCATTGAAGCATACAAAATTGGAATGGCAGAACATGGTGAATCATTTATGAGAAAACGATTCGAAGAATCTGCTGTTCGTCTTCTTCTGAATATGTTCCGAACAGGCTTGTTTGAAAATCCCTATCTCGATCCAGCCAGATCAGCTCAAATTGTCGGAAATCCCGATTTCATGAAAGCCGGTTATGAAGCCCAGCTAAAGTCTGTTGTTCTGTTAAAAAACAGGGGACAGATTCTTCCGCTCCGGAAAGGCATCAAAGTTTTTGTTCCTGAACGTTACCTTCCTGCTGGCCAGGATTGGTTTGGCAATCCTGTTCCTGAACGGAAAGAATACCCGGTAAATATGGATATTGTGAGAAAATATTTCGAAATTGCCGGTAATGCCCAGGAGGCAGATGCGGCTCTGGTATTTGTTACTAATCCGGAGACAGGGCGAGGTTATCAGCCGGAAGATGTAAAGTCAGGTGGGAATGGTTATTTTCCTATTAGCCTGCAATATGGGCCTTACACGGCAGTTGATGCCCGCGATCCGAGTATTGCCGGAGGAGATCCGCTGGAAAAATTCACCAACCGCACTTACAAGGGAAAAACAGTGCAGGCAAGGAACATTTATGATCTGAAAATGATTAACGAAACCAGCCGGAAAATGAAAGGGAAGCCGGTCATTGTTATAGTCAGAATGTCAAATCCGATGGTATTTGCCGAATTTGAACCGCAGGCAGGCGCTATCCTTGTCCATTTCGGAGTCCAGGATCAGGCAATACTTGACATTATCAGCGGAAATGCAGAACCTTCGGGACTTCTTCCGATGCAAATGCCGGCCAATATGAAAACAGTAGAAAAACAGAACGAAGATGTACCGTTTGATATGGAATGTTACACTGATTCAGAAGGCCATACCTATGATTTTGCTTTCGGGATGAACTGGAAAGGAGTGATCAGGGATAAAAGAACCAATGTGTATGCCCGGAAATAA
- a CDS encoding glycoside hydrolase family 5 protein: MKSFPLRNLFRFFVVLTALALFPSCGKNGWWNQQKTFTIHKGVNISHWLSQSNRRGEARDTFFTEKDVAFIASCGYDHIRLPIDEEQMWTPEGQKIDTAFRLLHNALAWCEKYHLRTIVDLHIIRSHHFLMQAPPLWTDPAEQDKFIRLWKDLSAELSKYPVNRIAYELMNEAVAPDPEMWNKLIERTVAELRKTEPLRKIVIGSNRWQSASTFDQLRVPANDTNIILSFHFYHPLALTHYKAGWTKVGEYNGPVKYPGITVEENDMKGLPEDLVQALRYENGNFNKDTFLIMIRKPLHLADSLKLPLYCGEFGCLPSAPREMRLQWYKDMVSLLEENNIAWANWDYKGGFGIVFKGEPDKELIKILTGVTVQ, from the coding sequence ATGAAATCTTTTCCACTCCGGAACCTTTTCCGATTCTTTGTTGTGCTGACAGCCCTGGCGCTCTTTCCATCGTGCGGAAAGAATGGCTGGTGGAACCAGCAGAAGACGTTTACCATTCACAAAGGTGTGAATATAAGCCACTGGCTTTCGCAGAGCAACCGGCGAGGCGAAGCGCGTGACACATTCTTTACCGAAAAAGATGTGGCCTTTATTGCTTCCTGCGGCTATGACCACATCAGGTTGCCCATTGATGAAGAGCAGATGTGGACGCCGGAAGGACAAAAAATCGATACAGCTTTCCGTCTTCTTCACAATGCTCTGGCCTGGTGTGAGAAATACCACCTGCGCACCATTGTGGACCTGCACATTATCCGTTCCCATCATTTCCTGATGCAGGCACCGCCTTTATGGACCGACCCGGCCGAGCAGGACAAATTTATCCGGTTGTGGAAAGACCTTTCGGCGGAACTTTCGAAATATCCTGTAAACAGAATTGCTTACGAGCTGATGAATGAAGCTGTTGCCCCGGACCCTGAAATGTGGAATAAGCTGATTGAACGTACAGTTGCTGAGCTAAGAAAAACCGAACCGCTGCGTAAAATAGTGATCGGTTCGAACCGCTGGCAGAGTGCTTCCACCTTCGATCAGTTGCGGGTTCCCGCCAACGACACTAACATCATACTGAGTTTCCATTTTTATCATCCGCTGGCTCTTACCCATTATAAAGCCGGCTGGACAAAAGTGGGCGAGTACAATGGCCCTGTGAAGTACCCGGGAATAACGGTTGAGGAAAATGACATGAAAGGTCTGCCTGAGGATCTGGTTCAGGCTTTGAGGTACGAAAACGGAAACTTCAATAAAGATACCTTCCTCATCATGATAAGAAAGCCGCTGCATCTTGCCGACAGCCTGAAATTGCCCCTGTACTGCGGCGAATTTGGCTGTCTTCCTTCGGCACCAAGAGAAATGCGTTTGCAGTGGTATAAAGATATGGTCAGCCTTCTGGAAGAAAACAACATCGCCTGGGCAAACTGGGATTATAAGGGGGGATTCGGGATTGTTTTCAAAGGGGAACCGGATAAGGAGCTTATAAAGATACTTACCGGAGTAACTGTTCAATAA
- a CDS encoding HAD family phosphatase — protein sequence MGVIPADIRAVIFDMDGVIVDSEHLHYETDSRIFEHFCIKVQEKERHQFVGMSVQKFYETICSQYAPHLSPEYMIEFDRKYRAWFFRHAEIRANDHITELLNHLKKRKIKTALASGSSRELIEIILRRLGLLDAFDVVLSSEWVPRPKPWPDVFLRAAELLDTPPDQCMVIEDSALGIQAARAAGMFSIGYSGENAHHQDLSGADRTIESFLSLFRE from the coding sequence ATGGGAGTGATTCCTGCAGATATCAGGGCCGTGATTTTCGACATGGATGGAGTGATTGTTGACAGTGAACATCTGCATTACGAAACCGATTCGCGCATTTTTGAACATTTCTGCATTAAGGTGCAGGAAAAGGAAAGGCATCAGTTTGTCGGCATGTCGGTTCAGAAGTTCTATGAAACAATTTGCTCGCAGTATGCCCCCCATCTTTCTCCGGAATATATGATTGAATTCGACAGGAAATACCGTGCATGGTTCTTCCGGCATGCCGAAATAAGGGCAAATGATCATATAACCGAATTGCTCAACCATCTGAAAAAGCGGAAAATCAAAACAGCGCTGGCTTCGGGTTCATCCCGGGAATTGATTGAGATTATCCTCCGGAGACTTGGCCTGCTTGATGCATTTGACGTTGTGCTGAGTTCCGAGTGGGTTCCGAGGCCAAAACCATGGCCGGATGTGTTTCTCAGGGCAGCGGAATTGCTTGATACTCCGCCTGATCAATGCATGGTTATTGAGGATTCAGCGCTGGGAATTCAGGCAGCCAGGGCGGCAGGGATGTTCAGTATAGGGTATTCAGGGGAAAACGCCCACCATCAGGATCTTTCAGGTGCTGATCGGACCATAGAATCCTTTCTCTCTCTCTTCAGAGAATAA